The genomic interval CCCCTGGTGTGAAGGCAAGGCAATGTCCGTGTGGTTGCAGCCGAGTGTTTTACAGGTTTTTatcttggaagaaaaaagcaatggATGTGTGGCAGCCTAAAATCTGTCACACCTTGGAAAGCATCTCCCAAAGCCAGTGGGTTGGGGCATTCCTGGGCTCCACTGAGCACACCCCACGTGGGCTGAGGGGTTCCAATGGCTCCTGAAGGCAGCAACTGTTACAAAGCCCTACACAGTGTTATCCACtagaaaaatagggaaaaacgggaaaaccccaccaaaaccccGCTGTGCTGAGGGTGTCTGTCAGTGCAGGGTGGAGCTGGGTGGGTACCATggacaccagtgacaccagACACCTCCCAGCTTCCCTTGGGTCTCCAAGTGTCTGTGCCTCATCCTGCCCATCCCGGGCCTGGGAGGGGCCCAGGGGCTCCGGAGCCACGTGGCTGCTTCAGAGAATCCCCTGGGAATGGGGtgcagcccccagggctggcaggacaggcaggagagcCTGACAGCCTGGTGGGTTACAGCACCACAgtccctgagcatcccccccTTTTCGTGCTTTTCCTTAGCTCCCTTCCGTGGGAATGGGGCTGCGGGACTGGCGGCAGCTCCCACCCTGatcccagcactgggagagTGGGAATCTCCTATCTCCAAAAACATCTCCAGGCCCTCcgccagcagcagccccagcgcAGCAGGGGGGTCACCACAGCCTGGGCTCTCCCAAGGCACCCACgtgctcctgctcccctgggaCTGCCCTGGGAGCCGGACACGGAGCcggagggagagcagagcagagcagagcggaGTGGCCTCGGACGAGCAGGTTAAGGACAAACACCAGTTCCCAACTGGGAGCGAGtccaggctgggcacagccaggagggacCCCCAGCACGGCAGGGATGTCACTGCTTCTCCAGGAAGGGGCTGAAGAGCCCCCAGTCGAAGGCCAGCATGGCCGGGGGGTTGGGCCTCTCCTTGGGCTTCTTGAAGTTGTCCCTCTCGGTGCGGAGCGTCCTCAGCACCTCCACAGGGTCCGTCTGGCCCGTGAACCTCTGCACGGGCTCCTCCCTGCggggagagcagctctgctgtgccatgGGGGGCAGGATGGGACCCCTGCCCCCCCCACACCACCACGGACACCACAGAGTCCCACCCTGGTGccgggcactgctggggcacacGGGCCTTGTGCTGGGCAGGTGGGACCCCATGGCCCGgcaccctcccctccctcagGGCTTGGGATTCCCACCGGTCACTGAAGCTACTGGGAGAGGAGATGTTGCTGGAGGGAACAGGGGAGTGGATTTTGGGGGCCCTTCACCCCCCCAGGCGCCGGCACTGCTTACATGACCCTCAGGAAAGGGTTGTAGAGAAACTCCTCCTGCAGCGTCGAGGGCACCGTGGGCAGGTCCTCGTCATCCCGCTGCTGCCGAGGGACCAGAGACATCCAGGATCCCGCTGGCATCCAACGCCCCTGGGCCCCACCCCAGGGGGCACAGCCACTTACCCTGGCCCAGGCAAGTTTCTCCTTCACCATTTCATTCTCTGGCTCCACTTTCAGGGCGAATTTGAGGTTCCGGACGGTGCATTCGTGGCCACAGAACACCTTCTGTGGATCCAGCGGGAAGGACCCGGCATCAGacctgctccaagggctggatcCAACCCATCCCCACCATgggacaggctgtgccagcctCCAGCCCCCTCCTGACTGCGGGGTCCCTCCCaggggtgggtgctgtgggactCACCGTGTCCTTGGGCAGAGCCCCCAGGATCTGGGTGAGGTTCGTGTACATCTGCTCCGCTGTCCCCTCGAAGAACTGCCCACAGCCTCCCACGAACAGGGTGTCACCTGCGGGAAAGGGCTCTGGGCACGGAGGGGCCCCCGGCCCCGTGCCCAGGGGTGGGTGCCAGGGGTGGGTGCCAGGGGTGCCCCCACACTGTGGATTCACCCCGGGAGCgcggggtgtggggggacagGAGCACACGGGGAGCGTGTCCCGTGTCCCCGGGACCCACGGGGGGCACGTGGGCAGGGTGGGATACCTGAGAAGAGGGCGGGAGCATCCGGGGAATCGTCCTCCCACATGAAGTAGCACATGTGGCCTGAGGTGTGGCAGGGGGTGAAGAGGCACCTCACCCGGATGGCCCCGaactgcagggagagagggtCAGGATCCCACTGAGGGGACAAACAGACGCCCCCACACCCCTTGGCAACACCCGCCCAGGCTCAGCGGGTCACAGAGGTGACAGTGGTGGTCTGGATAAGGCTCAGGTGGCACATGCCTGGACCATGGCATTGAGCAGCAGGGCCCCAGGAGAGGGTTGGATCCTCCAGCACAACCCCAAATGGGCTGGGAACGGGGAGGAGATTTCCCTTCCATCCCAGCCTCAAATCCACGGTGCCACATCTGCCACTGCCCCAGGGCACGGGGagctgagcacagcccagcagcaccaacCCAGCCCCCAGCACGGTGCCACCCCACCAGGGACCACGGTGCCACCCCACAGGGGGTCCTGCCATCGCCCTCTCCACCCCCCATCACACCGTGCCAGCCCCAGCCGCCCcaccaggcaggagctgtgtgtgggGTCCGAGCCCCGGACGCTCCCGTGGCCCCGTGGCCACGCACCGTGAGCTCCTGGCCGTGTGTCACCGTGTCCGTGAGGGCCCCGATGCGCTGGTCGGCCCCGAACACCCTCAGCCCCGGGCACAGCCGCGCCAGCTCCTCGTTGCCCCTCGCGtggtccctgtgccagcagaggaGGGAATGGGCACTCGGGAAAGGGAATGGGAAAGGCCACGGCCACCCCGACCTGGCCACACTTACCAGTGGTGGTGGGTGGTGAGGATGGCCCTGAGCACCACGTCCTCCTTCCTGATGATCTCCAGCAGCTGAAAGGGAGCCAGCGCAGCGGGACGTGAGCGGGCAGGGGGGGTGACCCACCCATGGCTGGGACAGCCACTGTAGGACCTGTCCCCTGTGGCACCACTCTGTGGGCGAGGGACCCGCCTGACCAGGGCACGGGAATCACCCAAACCACCTGCTGAGCAGCCACGGGCTGAGGGGTGGGATGAAGGCTCGACCCAGAGtggagcagggggatgggaACACGCTGCTCCCGTGGGAGTGGTGGCATTTTATGGCCAGCGACACCAGAGAGGAGCCGTGCAGGGAAATGGTGGCCTCGCAACCCACCCTGGCAGGGCGAGCGGCCACGTGGGGCTGCCAAGCCCGGCCCAGCCGCCAGCAGGCTCCTAATGCCAACTTAACATTCAGGGCCAGGAACAAGCCCTCCGGCAGCTCCCGATTACGCTCCTCAGAGAGGAAGGAAACGTCCGAGTCAGCACCAAACGCTTAAAAACCGCGACAGCCTTTGCACGATGCGCAACAGCCCAGGCGGGGGCACGGGGGGTCACGGCGACCCCGGGCACTGCCCTCCCCGCAGCTCCTGGGACGCGGGACTGGGCACGGGAGAACTGCTCCAAAGGTTTATTCCGGCTTATTCTCACTCGCTGCGGGGTCCGCAAGGCTCCGCACGGTCAAGGCAACACGGAATCGCCCCGCAGCCCAGGGGTGGGTGGGAGAGGGGTCCAGCACCCCCCGCATTCCACCAGGGATGAAGGGGGCCGGTCCCGCCGGTGGGATGCCCGTGGATACACCCCGCTGTCCCACGGGCACATCCCCCGCGTGGGACCCGCAGCCCACccggggggcaggggggggtcCGAGCGTCTCTCACCCTTTTGGGGACCGCGGCGTCCACGGCGACGGCGTCGCGGGTGCTCTCCTCGATCACCAGGTACATGTAGTTGTCCTCCAGCACCGAGATCACCTTCACCTTCATGGTCCCGCACCGGCGCCGGCCGCGGCAGCAAAGCGGGGGGGTGGACACGCAACAAAAGGGGGATGCGGgacccccgcccggcccccACGGACCCCCCCGAGTCCCCGCGGGACGCGGCGGTACctgcgggcggggcgggcggcgcgtCCCGCCCTCCGGTGCGGTGCGGGGCGGATCACGCAGCGTGGGGCGGGGAGAGCCCGCACGGCCCTTCCACGCACACCCcgcacacacccacacacacacagaccccgcacacacacagaccccgcgcacacacacacacacacacacgcggGCGATGCGGGTCCCGCAGTGCCGcgctgggaaaggaggggaaaaagggaactTCCCACGGTGACACCCCCCCCCGTGCATCACCCCCCGTGCATCACCCACGGACCGTCCTGGCACCCAGCGGGTCCCAGCAGGCTGAGGGGCCGGAcgggagggaggaggcaggttGGGGACACGCGgggtcccccccagcccagcagtgtCGCTCCCACTGCAAAcaggggacaaggacaggggTGGGGGgctccctgcagtgcccagtAGGTGATGGAAGCACCGGGGCGGGGACATGGTGAGAGTGGTCCTGGTCACCGGTTcgggggggctgggaggggctggtGCCCCGCCAAGGCAGAGCTCCGGGGTCAGGAGCCCACCGAGCCCAGAAAGCACCAAAGGCACAGgaagggcaggggcagagccctgctccagtgcctgtcCCAGCTGGACGCAAATCCTGGTTCAGGGTTGACCGTGGTCCCACaaatagaatcatttaggttggaaaggcCCACtgagatcgagtccaaccattcccccagcactgccaaggccaccactaacccatgtccccaagtgccacatccacgggGCTTTTAAACCCCTCCAGAGTTGGGGACTCCAcgcctgccctgggcagctgtgccagggctggacagtgCTTTCcctgaaggaattttcccaatatccaacctgaccctcccctggcacaacctgaggctgtttcctctcctgtcccttgttccctgggagcagagcccaaccctccctggctcctccctcctgtcagggagttgcagagccagaaggtcccccctgagcctccttttctccaggctgagcccccccagctccctcagctgctcctgctgctccagccccttccccagctccactgtCCTTCCAGCCCCTCAAATGTCCTTCCTATCCCAATTGCCACTTGTGCAGGAGGGAACTCGCTCACAGGCAGCAAACTAGTGCTGAAcctgctcccttctcctttcaCAAGAAAATACACTTGTCACAAGACCTTGAATAAAGCCCCAGAGGATCCCAACATGCCACCTGCTCATCCCAGGATTAGGCAGAAAGACGCTTCCAGTTGTTTGGCTTCAGTCActtgtacaaaataaataaattcataaaCTTGGGAGCTAAAGAACCCCCAAACAGCTCCATTTACAGCcgttctttatttttcctctgtcacaGCCACTCCAGTGTAGCAGCACAACATTCCAGTTCAGGAGGCAACAACAAAGCTTTAGGTACCGCTTTTCATTCTGAATTACATaaaatttagcattttaaagcaaacaaagacCTGGTGCTCATACAATGCCATGCAGGTGGTGTTGGAACagcagacacagggacacaggtgAGTGACACCCAGGTGGTTCCAGGCTCCATTGTGGCATCACCTACCAACGTGTgccagggagagggggagaagcAGGAACCAAAatcatttgaatattttcaaagtttcatctgcaaaatattttttgaaacaatctctggtcctggagcaggtctgtGGTAAGGAGGAGACCAAGGaaccaggaagaaaagaatatgaGGAGGAAGATGGATTAAAGATGCAGATGCCATGTGGGGCTGGTCCCACCCTGTCACTCACATCCCTTGTTTAAAGACCCCGAGCTGGAGGATGGGAATGCTGGAGGGGGTGACCCAATCACCACaaatctgcatttatttccCTCCAAAATCCACCCCATTCATCCACTTGGACACACTTTTCCCTGTTGGAAAAGCAGCCCAAGGGgagctccctccctgcagcttccAAGCTGGCTGCAGGCTTGGGTCACAGCTCTAGTCATACAACCCTGGAGTGGTTTAGGGTGGAAGAAACCATAAACATAACCCAGTCCCAAcaccctgctgtgggcagggatggctTTTAACCCCGTGGACaccaagaaacagaaatgtgcCACTCTAATGTGGCTTCTGAGCCCCGTTTAACCAGCAACACGTTGGCACCTTCACCAATTATAAGCTCACCTCCATGGCCTTCCCAGAGGCTGGgccaggcaggggctgagggcaggggaTGGACCCCAGCAGCACatggcccagcacagctcctgtccccagaactgctccccagggcagctgccctggctgggcacagctgaCAACTGCTCCCCTGCCCTGTTCCTCACAGCCaggcaccaggagctgctgtggcacCAAGATCTGCTCAGGGCTCTCACCACTGCCCAGCTGGGACACTCTCACTCACCAGGAGTGGCTGCTTCCTGGGATTTGGAGCCATCAGGCAAAGTCCTGCTCCGTTGGtgcagcactgacacaggtAACTCTCAGGTCACAGGTAAGAGCAGTGAGCAGGTCCATGCAAACAGGCTCAAGACTGGAAGGGTGTAAGCAGTGCAGTACCTGGGAAAAGTCACTGCCATCCATGCCAGGGAAGgtcagggagaagggagaagctGGATGTCCCCACGTGCCATTCCCAGAGCCAGGCTGCCCCACACAGTTCCCAAATTACACCCTGAACTGGCTCTGGCAGAGCAGGTCTGCCACTGGGAACTGGTTTTAGTGGAGCCAAAAGCGACACTCAGAGcgttgcagcagcagcatggcagAAACACTGAACTCTTCAACTACTGTGTTTGGTCTCTGCTTTACACAAAGGCACCTCAGGCCCAGTCCCACTGTCTGCATCCACATCAGGCTCCTATAAAACTAACAGGAGCTTCTTCCTAAACCTCCAGGTCTGATCCTTCCCAGCCCAA from Chiroxiphia lanceolata isolate bChiLan1 chromosome 16, bChiLan1.pri, whole genome shotgun sequence carries:
- the HAGHL gene encoding hydroxyacylglutathione hydrolase-like protein isoform X2; protein product: MKVKVISVLEDNYMYLVIEESTRDAVAVDAAVPKRLLEIIRKEDVVLRAILTTHHHWDHARGNEELARLCPGLRVFGADQRIGALTDTVTHGQELTFGAIRVRCLFTPCHTSGHMCYFMWEDDSPDAPALFSGDTLFVGGCGQFFEGTAEQMYTNLTQILGALPKDTKVFCGHECTVRNLKFALKVEPENEMVKEKLAWARRDDEDLPTVPSTLQEEFLYNPFLRVMEEPVQRFTGQTDPVEVLRTLRTERDNFKKPKERPNPPAMLAFDWGLFSPFLEKQ
- the HAGHL gene encoding hydroxyacylglutathione hydrolase-like protein isoform X1, encoding MKVKVISVLEDNYMYLVIEESTRDAVAVDAAVPKRLLEIIRKEDVVLRAILTTHHHWDHARGNEELARLCPGLRVFGADQRIGALTDTVTHGQELTFGAIRVRCLFTPCHTSGHMCYFMWEDDSPDAPALFSGDTLFVGGCGQFFEGTAEQMYTNLTQILGALPKDTKVFCGHECTVRNLKFALKVEPENEMVKEKLAWARQRDDEDLPTVPSTLQEEFLYNPFLRVMEEPVQRFTGQTDPVEVLRTLRTERDNFKKPKERPNPPAMLAFDWGLFSPFLEKQ